One genomic segment of Actinoplanes ianthinogenes includes these proteins:
- a CDS encoding SDR family NAD(P)-dependent oxidoreductase codes for MSGRVADMEITGSTATVTGASRGLGAALVDALLERGAVRVYAAARDPHGVRNDERITPVTLDLTDQDTIAHLAAIATDTDLLINNAGTAAFAPALDADPDGLAREFAVNFTGLYDMIRAFTPVLGHNKGTLVNVLTLLAYAPVPAMAGYSASKAAAHSLTVALRTELTRAGITVHGVYPGGIDTDMLAGVDVPKASPRAVADAILDGIVAGKEDIYPDPTSAHMGELWNRDPRAFTAALAAMGS; via the coding sequence ATGAGCGGCAGAGTTGCCGACATGGAGATCACCGGAAGCACCGCCACCGTCACCGGAGCCAGCCGCGGTCTGGGCGCCGCCCTGGTCGACGCACTGCTGGAACGAGGCGCCGTACGCGTCTACGCCGCCGCCCGTGACCCGCACGGTGTCCGAAACGACGAGCGGATCACGCCTGTCACCCTCGACCTCACCGACCAGGACACCATCGCGCATCTCGCCGCCATCGCCACCGACACCGACTTACTGATCAACAACGCCGGAACGGCGGCGTTCGCCCCGGCCCTGGACGCCGATCCCGACGGGCTGGCGCGGGAGTTCGCCGTCAACTTCACCGGCCTCTACGACATGATCCGGGCCTTCACCCCGGTGCTCGGGCATAACAAGGGCACGCTGGTCAACGTGCTGACCCTGCTGGCGTACGCGCCGGTACCCGCGATGGCGGGTTACTCGGCGTCGAAGGCCGCAGCGCACTCGCTCACCGTCGCCCTGCGAACGGAACTGACCCGCGCCGGGATCACCGTGCACGGCGTCTACCCCGGCGGTATCGACACCGACATGCTGGCCGGCGTGGACGTACCGAAAGCCTCACCGCGGGCCGTCGCCGACGCGATCCTCGACGGCATCGTCGCCGGCAAAGAAGACATCTACCCGGACCCGACCTCAGCGCACATGGGCGAACTCTGGAACCGGGACCCGCGTGCCTTCACCGCAGCGTTGGCTGCCATGGGTTCTTGA
- a CDS encoding TetR/AcrR family transcriptional regulator gives MQDAVTGERATPSREAILAAATGLMSRYGYAATSISRISTACGLPASSIYWHFGSKEGVYLAVLRRARLALMAGLPPATVAGPDEPRRLTRFLDAVDAVFLRHPHDLRLLVGISMLEESAGVAARAELAQYRMTLRRWLADSLGAVFAVSGTSPMAEDLARFLLGMVGGASIARWSQDPDASLPTADLHVALTALARHHRAAR, from the coding sequence ATGCAGGACGCGGTGACCGGAGAGCGGGCGACACCGTCACGCGAGGCGATCCTGGCCGCCGCGACCGGGCTGATGTCCCGGTACGGCTATGCCGCCACCTCGATCTCCCGCATCTCGACTGCCTGCGGCCTGCCGGCCAGTTCGATCTACTGGCACTTCGGCAGCAAGGAGGGTGTCTATCTCGCTGTGCTGCGGCGAGCCCGGCTCGCCCTGATGGCCGGCCTCCCACCCGCCACCGTCGCCGGCCCGGACGAGCCGCGGCGGCTCACCCGGTTCTTGGACGCGGTGGACGCGGTGTTCCTGCGGCATCCGCACGACCTTCGTCTGCTGGTCGGCATCAGCATGCTGGAGGAGAGCGCCGGCGTCGCGGCGCGAGCCGAACTCGCGCAGTACCGCATGACGCTGCGCCGGTGGCTGGCGGACTCACTCGGAGCCGTCTTCGCCGTCTCCGGGACCTCACCGATGGCCGAGGACCTCGCCCGGTTCCTCCTCGGCATGGTCGGCGGCGCATCGATCGCCCGCTGGTCGCAGGACCCGGATGCGTCGCTGCCCACCGCCGACCTCCACGTCGCGCTCACCGCGCTGGCCCGCCACCACCGCGCCGCACGTTAG
- a CDS encoding cytochrome P450 family protein, with amino-acid sequence MDNRALPPVHPVPADLEQRPDPYPWLDRLRTEGPVQRIRLRDGSDAWMVTRYRDVLAAAGDPRLSSDPRRLTGQTGRTVRLAAGNAMPSMLTTDAPDHTRLRRLVSRAFTARRVEALRPRVRQLAEALLDAIAPRGRADLVAEFAFPLPVAVICELLGVPFADRAFFTKQSSDLLRPQVDAAGVALTAAARGHLRDYFADLVASKRANRADDLLSDLVVAGEEQRLTDEELISMGLLLLVAGHETTVNLIGTGLWLLLQRPDQLEALRADPGLLPSAVEEFLRYDGPVMTGVARYTTTDVEIAGTTIPADHIVILSTGAANRDPQRFEHPDEVRFDRADNPHLAFGHGPHFCLGAALARVEAVEGVGAVLRRLSGLTGAATPDELRWRPSVLRGLQELPVTFHPNSGSR; translated from the coding sequence ATGGACAACCGAGCCCTACCGCCCGTACATCCGGTTCCCGCCGACCTGGAGCAACGCCCCGACCCGTACCCCTGGTTGGATCGGCTACGGACCGAAGGTCCGGTCCAGCGGATCCGGTTGCGCGACGGCAGCGACGCCTGGATGGTCACGCGCTACCGCGACGTGCTGGCGGCGGCCGGCGACCCGCGACTGTCCAGTGACCCTCGCCGGCTTACCGGGCAGACGGGCCGCACGGTGCGGCTGGCCGCCGGCAATGCGATGCCGTCCATGCTGACCACCGACGCGCCGGACCACACCAGACTGCGCCGCCTGGTGTCGCGTGCCTTCACCGCCCGGCGGGTCGAAGCGTTGCGGCCGCGGGTGCGCCAACTCGCTGAGGCACTGCTCGACGCGATCGCCCCGCGCGGCCGTGCCGACCTGGTCGCGGAGTTCGCCTTCCCGCTGCCCGTGGCGGTCATCTGTGAGCTGCTCGGCGTGCCCTTCGCCGACCGCGCCTTCTTCACCAAGCAGAGCTCGGACCTGCTGCGTCCCCAGGTGGACGCGGCCGGTGTGGCGCTCACCGCCGCCGCCCGCGGCCACCTGCGCGATTACTTCGCCGATCTGGTGGCGAGCAAGCGGGCGAACCGCGCCGACGACCTGCTCAGCGATCTGGTGGTGGCCGGGGAGGAGCAGCGGCTCACCGATGAGGAGCTCATCTCGATGGGCCTGCTGCTGCTCGTCGCCGGCCACGAGACCACGGTCAACCTAATCGGCACGGGCCTGTGGCTGCTGCTGCAACGGCCGGATCAACTGGAGGCGCTGCGCGCCGATCCGGGGCTGCTGCCGTCCGCGGTCGAGGAGTTCCTCCGCTACGACGGGCCCGTCATGACCGGCGTAGCGCGGTACACCACCACCGACGTGGAAATCGCCGGTACCACCATCCCGGCCGATCACATCGTCATCCTGTCGACCGGCGCCGCCAACCGCGACCCGCAGCGCTTCGAGCATCCCGACGAGGTCCGCTTCGACCGCGCGGACAACCCGCACTTGGCGTTCGGGCACGGCCCGCACTTCTGTCTCGGCGCGGCGCTGGCCAGGGTCGAGGCTGTCGAGGGCGTCGGCGCGGTGCTCCGGCGGCTCTCCGGGCTGACCGGGGCGGCCACGCCGGACGAACTCCGGTGGCGCCCCAGCGTGCTGCGCGGCCTCCAGGAGCTCCCGGTCACGTTCCACCCGAACTCCGGCAGTCGCTGA
- a CDS encoding serine/threonine-protein kinase, whose protein sequence is MGAYRIIGRLGAGGMGTVFLAESGQGRLVAVKVVRPALASDEVFRRRFRTEVQRARQVPPFCTAEVLDADPDHEPPYLVIEYVDGPSLADVVRRHGPLTSANLHGVAIGVATALTAIHAAGVIHRDLKPANVLLPPGTPKVIDFGIARAMQASTRHTLADQMVGTVAYMAPERFENAPGESLTAAADIFAWGAVVAYAGTGRSPFDGGTPLATATRIMTAPPDLTGLDRPLRELVEAALQKRAADRPDARQLLDLLLSTATVAESAMVAQPALRDAAQEVQTTCTDVLRPVTGPRPVADPGPAPASPRHRRKLLAALLAAVVGMAALGLTLRARLDDRTTTSPGATTSALPQRPSGPSSAAPGGSASAPASTRPFRFAPDADVADPLTRPDVIRVRSVGGSSCRYADALVVTVDRTGTFECDWTKQTFAGAHRISVEVVLRTAGSCAAVHFLNTEDSAYGVNVCAHGYVFSWYEGESVEELGIYLMPERTRLGEPHRLGIEVQRDTATLFQDGHEFAVVDLSKGVPPGGGDVVIGAFGDPAGGEAPYQVALRNLEIIG, encoded by the coding sequence GTGGGTGCCTACCGCATCATCGGCCGTCTCGGGGCCGGCGGCATGGGTACCGTCTTTCTTGCCGAGAGCGGTCAGGGCCGGCTGGTGGCGGTGAAGGTGGTGCGCCCCGCGCTGGCGTCCGACGAGGTGTTCCGCCGCCGATTCCGCACCGAGGTGCAACGGGCGCGGCAGGTGCCGCCGTTCTGCACCGCGGAGGTGCTCGACGCGGACCCGGACCACGAGCCGCCGTACCTGGTAATCGAGTATGTGGACGGGCCGAGTCTGGCCGACGTGGTTCGCCGCCACGGGCCTTTGACCTCGGCGAACCTGCACGGGGTCGCGATCGGCGTGGCCACCGCGCTGACCGCGATCCATGCCGCCGGAGTGATCCACCGGGACCTGAAGCCGGCCAATGTACTGTTGCCACCCGGCACGCCGAAGGTCATCGACTTCGGCATCGCTCGGGCGATGCAGGCCTCGACCCGGCACACGCTGGCCGATCAGATGGTCGGCACGGTGGCGTACATGGCGCCGGAACGGTTCGAGAACGCGCCCGGCGAGTCGCTGACGGCGGCCGCGGACATCTTCGCGTGGGGTGCGGTGGTGGCGTACGCCGGCACCGGACGCAGCCCGTTCGACGGGGGGACGCCACTGGCGACGGCGACCCGCATCATGACCGCGCCGCCCGATCTGACCGGCCTGGACCGGCCACTGCGCGAGCTGGTGGAGGCAGCGCTGCAGAAGCGGGCGGCCGACCGTCCGGACGCCCGGCAACTGCTGGACCTGCTGTTGAGCACCGCCACGGTCGCCGAGTCCGCCATGGTGGCACAGCCGGCCCTGCGCGACGCGGCCCAGGAAGTGCAGACCACCTGCACCGACGTGCTGCGTCCGGTGACCGGCCCCCGGCCGGTTGCCGATCCCGGTCCCGCGCCGGCGTCCCCCCGGCACCGGCGCAAGCTGCTCGCTGCCCTGCTGGCCGCCGTGGTCGGCATGGCGGCGCTCGGGCTCACGTTGCGCGCGCGCCTGGACGACCGGACCACGACTTCCCCGGGCGCGACCACCTCAGCGCTGCCGCAGCGGCCATCCGGCCCGAGCAGCGCCGCACCCGGCGGATCGGCATCGGCGCCGGCCAGCACGCGGCCGTTCCGGTTCGCGCCGGACGCCGACGTGGCGGATCCGCTGACCCGGCCGGACGTGATCCGCGTGCGCAGCGTCGGCGGCAGCTCGTGCCGATATGCCGATGCGCTGGTGGTCACCGTGGACCGAACGGGCACCTTCGAATGCGACTGGACGAAGCAAACCTTCGCCGGCGCACACCGGATCTCGGTGGAGGTGGTCCTGCGCACGGCGGGAAGCTGCGCCGCGGTGCACTTCCTCAACACCGAGGACAGCGCCTACGGGGTGAACGTGTGCGCTCACGGATACGTGTTCTCCTGGTACGAGGGCGAGAGCGTCGAAGAGCTGGGCATCTACCTGATGCCCGAGCGCACCCGGTTGGGCGAGCCACACCGCCTGGGCATCGAGGTCCAGCGGGACACGGCGACTCTCTTCCAGGACGGTCACGAGTTCGCGGTCGTCGACTTGTCGAAGGGCGTACCCCCGGGCGGCGGGGACGTGGTGATCGGTGCTTTCGGCGACCCGGCCGGCGGCGAGGCGCCCTATCAGGTCGCCCTGCGAAACTTGGAGATCATCGGGTGA
- a CDS encoding zinc ribbon domain-containing protein → MWNRQRTDEVLLDVNDVALGHAAVMRWNPADRWITSKEPSHEPLIKQDIVDQAQEARGRRARQGTPHRQHRTRHPYVFRGSVYCAVCERRMQGQHSNGAPYYRSRYTREYAAANRVEHPSNVYLREDVLVNPIVLWLASAFSPTNLDHTVTAMAKAQPVDTATLVKDETRRAIASCDSKLKQYRAALDAGADPVVVTGWIADTQAVPAPRAGHRGAGQSASHDEGGDSPDRRFAGRHRGGATRRLPGGQGRGLPAAQPQICLRAKNENGARHN, encoded by the coding sequence GTGTGGAACAGGCAGCGTACCGATGAAGTGCTGCTCGACGTCAACGACGTGGCCCTTGGCCATGCGGCGGTGATGCGCTGGAACCCGGCCGACAGGTGGATCACTTCGAAGGAGCCCAGTCACGAGCCCTTGATCAAACAAGACATCGTTGACCAGGCGCAGGAGGCGCGGGGCCGGAGGGCGCGCCAGGGAACACCACACCGTCAGCATCGCACCCGCCATCCGTACGTATTCCGGGGCAGCGTCTACTGCGCGGTTTGCGAACGCCGTATGCAGGGTCAGCACAGCAACGGAGCGCCGTACTACCGATCCCGCTACACGAGGGAGTATGCAGCGGCGAACCGGGTCGAGCATCCGAGCAACGTCTACCTGCGTGAGGATGTCCTCGTCAATCCGATCGTCCTGTGGCTCGCGTCGGCGTTCTCGCCTACTAACCTCGATCACACCGTGACAGCGATGGCGAAAGCCCAGCCGGTCGATACGGCCACTTTGGTTAAAGATGAGACCCGCCGGGCCATTGCGTCGTGCGACAGCAAACTGAAGCAGTATCGAGCTGCGCTCGACGCAGGAGCGGACCCGGTGGTAGTCACCGGCTGGATCGCGGATACGCAGGCGGTCCCGGCTCCAAGAGCAGGTCACCGGGGCGCCGGGCAGTCAGCCTCCCATGACGAGGGAGGAGATTCACCGGATCGTCGCTTCGCTGGGCGACATCGCGGCGGTGCTACGCGTCGCCTGCCCGGAGGACAAGGCCGAGGTCTACCAGCAGCTCAACCTCAAATTTGTCTACGAGCCAAAAACGAAAACGGTGCGCGCCACAATTGA
- a CDS encoding recombinase family protein — MSVVGVMVALRVWCRCFVGWYRWGRVSFWIAVIDMPSSSSRSSADGSFDAWLGRAPAVPRRRGRSGSPGSGADGLRFAFYGRISTAEYQDAVSSRAWQLEAAGRVLAGRGRIVMEFFDAGASRSLPWVRRPQAAALLGAAGQPDRGFDAVVVGEFERAFAGAEAPVVIALLESFGVQVWLPKTRGRVDLARADHQALLLMLGHQSEREVLRNRFRTSAAMAVQVREQGRNQGGRPPYGYRLVDAGPHPNTVHAQWGRRAHRLDVDPVTAPHVRWIFARRREGMSAAAIARTLNDRGVASPGAYDRARNRHRVDSVWTLRTVAAILANPRYTGRQVWNRQFTDHREAVPGDKRSSLGPVRVWNQRSDWVVSDERTHPPLISDDEFLAIQRVTALSVPGDGQQRRYAFTGLLVCAVCGRRLEGHWVNRQPGYRCRHGHTSALPSGEAGPRWVYRSQAHLARELAATYPDLAAASNAEEMASYLRVRDLVVVCAADKLTIEAAIPDVGSPAIEASHAQLALPMPAMGRRRGRTKARTLKSRIPGRRRKSKNPRSGRT; from the coding sequence GTGAGCGTGGTGGGGGTGATGGTCGCCCTTCGGGTGTGGTGTCGTTGCTTTGTTGGGTGGTATCGCTGGGGCAGGGTTTCCTTCTGGATCGCGGTGATCGATATGCCGTCCTCGTCTTCTCGCTCTTCGGCCGATGGTTCCTTCGATGCCTGGCTGGGGCGTGCGCCGGCTGTACCGCGGCGGCGTGGGCGTTCGGGTTCGCCGGGATCCGGGGCGGATGGCTTGCGGTTCGCTTTCTATGGGCGGATCTCGACGGCGGAGTATCAGGATGCGGTGTCGTCGCGGGCGTGGCAGTTGGAGGCGGCCGGGCGCGTGCTCGCCGGCCGCGGCCGGATCGTGATGGAGTTCTTCGATGCCGGGGCGTCGCGGAGTCTGCCGTGGGTGCGGCGTCCGCAGGCGGCGGCGCTGCTGGGTGCGGCCGGGCAGCCGGATCGTGGATTTGATGCGGTGGTGGTGGGGGAGTTCGAGCGGGCGTTCGCCGGTGCCGAGGCGCCTGTGGTGATCGCCTTGCTGGAATCATTCGGGGTGCAGGTGTGGCTGCCCAAGACCCGTGGCCGGGTGGATCTGGCGCGGGCTGATCATCAGGCGTTGTTGTTGATGTTGGGGCATCAGTCGGAGCGGGAGGTGCTGCGTAATCGTTTCCGGACGAGCGCCGCAATGGCGGTGCAGGTGCGGGAGCAGGGCCGTAATCAGGGTGGCCGGCCGCCGTACGGTTACCGCCTGGTTGACGCGGGTCCGCATCCGAACACGGTCCACGCCCAGTGGGGCCGGCGTGCGCATCGGCTCGACGTCGATCCCGTGACCGCCCCGCATGTGCGGTGGATCTTCGCCAGGCGTCGCGAGGGGATGAGCGCTGCGGCGATCGCCCGCACCCTCAACGATCGCGGTGTCGCGTCGCCGGGAGCGTATGACCGGGCGCGGAATCGGCATCGGGTTGATTCGGTGTGGACGTTGCGGACGGTGGCGGCGATTCTGGCGAATCCGCGGTACACCGGCCGGCAGGTGTGGAATCGGCAGTTCACCGATCACCGGGAGGCGGTGCCGGGCGACAAACGTTCCAGCCTCGGCCCGGTCCGGGTGTGGAACCAGCGCTCGGACTGGGTGGTGTCGGACGAACGAACCCATCCGCCGCTGATCAGCGACGATGAGTTCCTGGCCATCCAGCGGGTCACCGCGCTGAGCGTGCCGGGGGATGGCCAGCAGCGGCGGTACGCGTTCACCGGTCTACTGGTCTGCGCGGTGTGCGGGCGCCGGCTGGAAGGCCATTGGGTGAACCGGCAGCCGGGCTACCGATGCCGGCACGGGCACACCAGCGCCCTTCCCTCCGGCGAGGCGGGGCCGCGGTGGGTGTACCGGTCGCAGGCGCACCTGGCCCGGGAACTGGCGGCGACCTATCCCGACCTCGCGGCTGCCAGCAACGCCGAGGAGATGGCGTCATACCTGCGGGTCCGGGACCTTGTCGTCGTCTGCGCGGCCGACAAGCTGACGATCGAGGCAGCCATTCCCGATGTCGGTAGCCCGGCGATCGAGGCGAGCCACGCACAGCTCGCACTGCCGATGCCGGCGATGGGCCGGCGCCGCGGTCGGACGAAGGCCCGCACGCTGAAGAGCCGGATTCCGGGGCGGCGCCGGAAAAGCAAAAACCCCCGGTCAGGCCGCACTTAG
- a CDS encoding tetratricopeptide repeat protein — MTPALERAHSLLASGDLAGAAELLERAIEIGQATLSQDDPDVLATQRELAAVHHQRGDAAAARRVLETAYSAGRFSLGDDDPLMLQISYDLGVIAEELGERDEAREAFRRVADHGPMMLGAGHWAVTRAQAYLGQDPTTPFRVEPAHQMPQSGLTIQPAPADTPQQPLVTPPDAQPTVTWPAPADHGNPWPSPQSAATTIPPATGLPPAMAHPPAPTTQQPAVAEHVAAPIPVQQHAPVQNQPQTAPGDQHAPAQDQAARGDQHAPAQHRPQIAPGGQHAPAQDQAAREDQRAPAQNQPQTARGDSPTVLPAPAELPPWLQKSGQPQATEQPQPTATRTQQPIPAQREPESGRPQPTGQAESVLPAPPAIPVKPPVQPDSAKSSEPDEPGRAQTVPINPDSPWGPAPTTGKEPEESPFQQFKPGVFGTVGGSENEAPALYHRGSNDSVVVPRPDPVIMPLGNQEQDRPDSITDGDSVSGQSLLSVRPEHPPAARPESVTPGVSAPSRQVPAPPPETPSVPDRVTEPTEPANPPAENLTAWPDFNGWSSQSGSVHPQPPAPVQPEASTPTVHSAAPAAAQPQPVASAVPDPQPVAPAARDQQRVAPTAADPQPGAPAGPGPWSGEPQATRDPQPVAPTARDSQALAPTARDPQAVAPATRDPQAAAPTARDPQPVAPAASEPQPVAPTSPEPQPGVPAPQGPWSGEPQIRHTHPTIDTPTAKQPVIEAANTDGPTAKPPTAPSAVYRTGDVRPHLDGQQRDSQPGVYQGNAPQPPIGGAGAHQSGDLQRPTPETPNVYPGGDVQRPTSGVPGVYSGGDVQRPTSGVPGVYPGGDPQRPTSGMPGVYPGGSPQRPTSGVPGVYQSGDPHRPATGAGAIPQQVTGTPTPYQPTHPGVYQQHHQAAGQQVAHPRQGGYQQAGPAGVYQQQSVQQGVYQQTEGGVWQHGPATAPATELGAYEKDERPAGNRKRGMALFAVIAATLAAVVAVAAMVFTLAERSHKGEEGDTGGGAPTLAGDPPSGLKLADLGTKIDVSWQDPANATASFMVTMAHPGEQLKPVSTVGPGQTSRRIEGLSPTLDYCFAVVAVYATNRFATSAQVCTDRGKK, encoded by the coding sequence TTGACTCCGGCCCTGGAAAGGGCGCACTCGCTGCTCGCCTCTGGTGATCTCGCGGGGGCGGCCGAGCTGCTGGAACGTGCTATTGAAATCGGTCAGGCGACGCTCAGTCAGGATGATCCTGACGTGCTGGCGACGCAGCGGGAGCTGGCCGCGGTGCACCACCAGCGGGGGGATGCGGCGGCGGCTCGCAGGGTGCTGGAGACGGCTTACTCGGCGGGGCGGTTCAGCCTGGGGGACGATGACCCGCTGATGCTTCAGATCTCCTATGACCTCGGGGTGATCGCGGAGGAGTTGGGGGAGCGGGACGAGGCTCGGGAGGCGTTCCGGCGGGTTGCCGATCACGGGCCGATGATGCTCGGGGCTGGGCATTGGGCGGTGACGCGTGCACAGGCCTATCTCGGACAGGATCCGACCACGCCGTTTCGGGTCGAGCCGGCCCACCAGATGCCGCAGAGTGGTTTGACCATTCAGCCGGCCCCGGCCGACACTCCGCAGCAGCCGCTGGTGACGCCGCCGGATGCGCAGCCGACGGTCACCTGGCCGGCCCCCGCCGACCATGGCAACCCGTGGCCTTCACCACAGTCGGCCGCCACCACGATCCCGCCCGCGACCGGACTGCCTCCTGCGATGGCTCATCCGCCCGCGCCGACGACGCAGCAGCCGGCCGTTGCAGAGCACGTCGCGGCGCCGATTCCGGTCCAGCAGCACGCGCCGGTCCAGAACCAACCGCAAACCGCTCCCGGCGACCAGCACGCGCCTGCCCAGGACCAAGCCGCTCGCGGGGACCAGCACGCGCCCGCCCAGCACCGGCCGCAGATCGCTCCCGGCGGCCAGCACGCGCCTGCCCAGGATCAAGCCGCTCGCGAGGACCAGCGCGCGCCTGCCCAGAACCAGCCGCAAACCGCTCGCGGGGACTCGCCCACGGTCCTGCCGGCTCCGGCGGAACTGCCGCCGTGGCTTCAGAAGTCTGGTCAGCCGCAGGCCACCGAGCAGCCCCAGCCGACGGCGACGCGGACGCAGCAGCCGATCCCCGCCCAACGGGAGCCGGAATCGGGGCGGCCGCAGCCGACCGGGCAGGCGGAGTCTGTGCTGCCCGCTCCGCCGGCCATTCCGGTCAAACCGCCTGTTCAGCCCGATTCTGCCAAGTCGAGTGAGCCGGACGAGCCGGGGCGGGCGCAGACCGTTCCGATCAATCCGGATTCGCCGTGGGGCCCGGCGCCGACGACTGGCAAAGAGCCGGAGGAGTCGCCGTTCCAGCAGTTCAAGCCGGGTGTCTTCGGAACGGTCGGCGGTTCGGAGAACGAGGCGCCCGCGCTCTACCACCGCGGTTCCAACGATTCCGTCGTCGTCCCCCGCCCCGATCCGGTGATCATGCCGCTGGGGAACCAGGAGCAGGACCGACCGGATTCGATCACCGATGGCGATTCGGTTTCTGGTCAGAGCCTTCTTTCGGTACGCCCGGAGCACCCTCCCGCCGCGAGACCAGAATCGGTCACCCCGGGCGTGTCGGCCCCGAGTCGGCAGGTTCCTGCCCCTCCTCCGGAAACGCCGAGCGTCCCCGATCGAGTGACGGAGCCCACGGAGCCGGCGAACCCGCCCGCGGAGAACCTCACCGCCTGGCCCGACTTCAACGGCTGGTCGAGCCAGTCCGGCAGCGTCCACCCTCAGCCCCCGGCACCGGTACAGCCCGAAGCGTCGACTCCGACCGTGCACTCCGCAGCGCCGGCCGCTGCCCAGCCGCAGCCGGTGGCGTCGGCTGTTCCCGATCCGCAGCCAGTGGCGCCGGCTGCGCGCGATCAGCAGCGGGTGGCGCCGACCGCCGCTGACCCGCAGCCCGGGGCGCCGGCCGGGCCGGGCCCGTGGAGCGGCGAGCCGCAGGCTACCCGTGACCCGCAGCCCGTGGCGCCGACTGCCCGTGACTCGCAGGCGCTGGCGCCGACTGCCCGTGACCCGCAGGCGGTGGCGCCGGCTACCCGTGACCCGCAGGCGGCGGCGCCGACCGCCCGTGACCCGCAGCCAGTGGCACCAGCCGCCTCCGAACCGCAGCCGGTGGCGCCCACCTCTCCTGAGCCGCAGCCCGGAGTGCCGGCCCCGCAAGGCCCATGGAGCGGCGAGCCGCAGATCAGGCACACCCATCCGACCATCGACACCCCGACGGCAAAACAGCCCGTCATCGAGGCCGCCAACACCGACGGCCCGACGGCGAAGCCTCCCACCGCCCCATCGGCCGTGTACCGAACTGGCGACGTACGGCCGCATCTCGATGGACAGCAGCGCGACTCCCAGCCGGGTGTCTACCAGGGCAACGCCCCGCAACCTCCGATCGGCGGAGCCGGCGCCCACCAGAGCGGCGACCTGCAACGCCCCACCCCCGAGACACCAAACGTCTACCCGGGCGGTGATGTCCAGCGTCCGACCAGCGGGGTGCCCGGTGTCTACTCGGGCGGTGATGTCCAGCGTCCGACCAGCGGGGTGCCCGGTGTCTACCCGGGCGGCGACCCGCAGCGTCCGACCAGCGGCATGCCTGGCGTCTACCCGGGCGGCAGCCCCCAGCGTCCGACCAGCGGCGTGCCCGGCGTCTATCAAAGCGGCGACCCTCACCGCCCTGCCACCGGAGCCGGCGCCATCCCGCAGCAGGTCACCGGCACACCGACCCCGTACCAGCCCACGCACCCCGGCGTCTACCAGCAGCATCACCAAGCCGCCGGTCAGCAGGTCGCCCACCCCCGGCAGGGCGGCTACCAGCAGGCCGGCCCGGCCGGCGTCTATCAGCAGCAGAGCGTCCAGCAAGGCGTCTACCAGCAGACCGAGGGCGGCGTCTGGCAGCACGGCCCCGCCACGGCCCCGGCGACGGAGCTGGGGGCGTACGAAAAGGATGAGCGACCGGCGGGGAACCGGAAGCGGGGGATGGCTCTCTTCGCGGTGATCGCCGCGACTCTCGCGGCGGTCGTCGCGGTCGCGGCCATGGTGTTCACGCTGGCCGAGCGGTCTCATAAGGGTGAGGAAGGCGACACCGGCGGCGGTGCGCCGACGCTGGCCGGTGACCCGCCGAGCGGGCTGAAGCTGGCCGATCTGGGCACCAAGATCGATGTGTCCTGGCAGGACCCGGCCAACGCGACGGCGAGCTTCATGGTGACCATGGCGCACCCGGGTGAGCAGTTGAAACCGGTCAGCACGGTCGGTCCCGGGCAGACGTCGCGGCGGATCGAGGGGCTCAGTCCCACGCTGGACTACTGCTTCGCCGTGGTGGCCGTTTATGCGACCAACCGGTTCGCCACTTCGGCGCAGGTCTGCACCGATCGCGGGAAAAAGTGA